One genomic segment of Streptomyces sp. RerS4 includes these proteins:
- a CDS encoding CBS domain-containing protein yields the protein MTTAREIMTEGAECIGAEESVLEAAKKMAELEVGALPICGTDDRLKGMLTDRDIVVKVLAAGKDPAQCKAGELAQGEAVTIGADDDAQEILRTMSEHKVRRLPVIDGHRLIGMVAQADVARALPDAKVGELLDALSV from the coding sequence ATGACCACTGCCCGCGAAATCATGACCGAAGGCGCGGAATGCATCGGCGCCGAGGAATCCGTTCTGGAGGCGGCCAAGAAGATGGCTGAACTGGAAGTCGGAGCCCTGCCGATCTGCGGCACGGACGACAGGCTCAAGGGCATGCTCACCGACCGCGACATCGTGGTGAAGGTCCTGGCCGCCGGCAAGGACCCCGCCCAGTGCAAGGCCGGAGAGCTCGCCCAGGGCGAGGCGGTGACCATCGGTGCGGACGACGACGCGCAGGAGATCCTGCGGACGATGTCCGAACACAAGGTGCGCCGGCTTCCCGTCATCGACGGCCACCGGCTGATCGGCATGGTCGCGCAGGCCGACGTCGCACGCGCCCTGCCCGACGCCAAGGTGGGCGAACTCCTGGACGCGCTCTCCGTCTGA
- a CDS encoding DUF6766 family protein, which translates to MSREQSREDRRGGFWRDNSLTLAFGSAFLLVLLGQAFAGQAEFNEQLTVDGLQQVTLGEYMMSSDFAVDVTENWQSEFLQFFLFIFGTVWLVQRGSPESKELHKVGTESDREQRLGDHATADSPRWAGGKGWRQRVYSRSLGLVMGLLFVLSWSAQSVAGVSAYNEQQLRQLQDPVGWGAYLGRPEFWARTLQNWQSELLAVAAMVILSVYLRQRGSPESKPVGAPHTATGVEG; encoded by the coding sequence ATGAGCCGAGAACAGTCGCGCGAGGACCGGCGCGGCGGCTTCTGGAGGGACAACAGCCTCACCCTCGCGTTCGGATCGGCGTTCCTCCTCGTCCTGCTCGGCCAGGCGTTCGCCGGTCAGGCCGAGTTCAACGAGCAGCTCACGGTGGACGGCCTCCAGCAGGTCACCCTCGGCGAATACATGATGTCCTCCGACTTCGCCGTCGACGTCACCGAGAACTGGCAGTCCGAATTCCTGCAGTTCTTCCTCTTCATCTTCGGCACCGTCTGGCTCGTCCAGCGCGGCTCACCCGAGTCCAAGGAACTCCACAAGGTCGGCACGGAATCCGACCGTGAGCAGCGCTTGGGGGACCACGCGACAGCGGACTCCCCGCGGTGGGCGGGCGGCAAGGGCTGGCGACAGCGCGTCTACTCCCGCTCCCTCGGCCTGGTCATGGGGCTGTTGTTCGTCCTGTCCTGGTCCGCCCAGTCAGTCGCCGGCGTGTCCGCCTACAACGAGCAACAGCTGCGGCAGCTCCAGGATCCCGTCGGCTGGGGCGCCTACTTGGGCCGCCCCGAATTCTGGGCCAGGACCCTGCAGAACTGGCAGTCGGAACTCCTGGCCGTGGCCGCGATGGTGATCCTCTCCGTCTACCTGCGCCAGCGCGGCTCCCCGGAGTCCAAGCCGGTCGGCGCCCCGCATACGGCGACGGGCGTCGAGGGCTGA
- a CDS encoding plasmid stabilization protein gives MPRGSSGKRERQYEHIKESGEERGMSEGRAKEMASRTVNKERARSGESKTAGRGSTQGKSASQRGGEKSGGGRSSERTRDELYEEAKKRGIEGRSTMNKQQLKNALGR, from the coding sequence ATGCCCCGTGGTTCCAGTGGCAAGCGCGAGCGGCAGTACGAGCACATCAAGGAGTCCGGTGAGGAGCGCGGCATGTCGGAAGGCCGGGCGAAGGAGATGGCGTCCCGCACGGTGAACAAGGAACGGGCCCGGTCGGGCGAGTCGAAGACGGCCGGCCGCGGCTCCACCCAGGGCAAGTCCGCTTCCCAGCGGGGAGGCGAGAAGTCCGGCGGCGGCCGCTCCTCGGAGCGCACGCGCGACGAGCTGTACGAGGAGGCGAAGAAGCGCGGCATCGAGGGCCGCTCCACGATGAACAAGCAGCAGTTGAAGAACGCCCTCGGTCGCTGA
- a CDS encoding alpha/beta fold hydrolase: MIDNRNADGWVRRYHAADESPIRLVCLPHAGGSASFYFPMSQALAPAVDVLSVQYPGRQDRRHEPGITDIGAYADALTTALLPWLDKPLAFFGHSMGAVLAFEVTRRLERDHDVHPVRVFASGRRSPSSFRHESVHLRDDDGIVAEMRELSGTDAAILGNEEILRMVLPAIRSDYTAIENYRAAADETVNTPITVLTGESDPRTSGEEAEAWEAHTLGEFDIHRFPGGHFFLARHQARILKIVSEELAAATAPKG, from the coding sequence TTGATCGACAACCGTAATGCCGATGGCTGGGTCCGCCGCTATCACGCCGCGGACGAAAGCCCGATCCGACTGGTCTGCCTCCCGCACGCCGGTGGATCCGCCTCCTTCTACTTCCCCATGTCCCAGGCCCTGGCCCCGGCGGTGGACGTCCTCAGCGTCCAGTACCCCGGACGCCAGGACCGCCGGCACGAGCCGGGGATCACCGACATCGGCGCCTACGCCGACGCCCTGACCACCGCCCTCCTGCCGTGGCTGGACAAGCCCCTGGCCTTCTTCGGCCACAGCATGGGCGCCGTCCTCGCCTTCGAGGTGACGCGCCGACTGGAACGCGACCACGACGTCCACCCCGTACGCGTCTTCGCCTCGGGCCGGCGCTCACCGTCGAGTTTCCGCCACGAGAGCGTGCACCTGCGCGACGACGACGGCATCGTCGCCGAAATGCGGGAACTCAGCGGGACCGACGCCGCCATTCTCGGCAACGAGGAGATTCTCCGCATGGTGCTCCCCGCCATTCGGAGCGACTACACGGCGATCGAGAACTACCGGGCCGCGGCCGACGAAACGGTGAACACCCCGATCACCGTACTGACCGGCGAGTCCGACCCCCGCACCAGCGGCGAAGAAGCGGAAGCCTGGGAAGCCCACACCCTCGGTGAATTCGACATCCATCGTTTCCCCGGCGGCCATTTCTTCCTCGCCCGCCACCAGGCGCGGATCTTGAAGATCGTTTCTGAGGAGCTCGCAGCGGCCACCGCCCCGAAGGGCTGA
- a CDS encoding LuxR family transcriptional regulator: MEARLVEREHEWQTLNDLLDSARRGRGRVAVISGPIAGGKTTLLERFTEKALSEGALVLEAAGSRAERYLPFGILRRILDSAAPLDPAVHAEATALLDAVSAQATDGDDDAEGAVEAGMRVLPHVCASLLRIARDRTVVIAVDDVHHGDELSRAFLLCLARRVRQAGVLIVLTEAVRLLPAQLDFHAELKRQPNCTTLRLPLLSTDGTARLLADHFSTAAAGRLSTDCREATGGNPLLVKALLEDGLAALGDSEPFQPLAPAETFERAVLDCLHRGDPEMPAVARGIAVLGDACPPALLSRITDVHVKTAELAVQDLGRCGILRDGAFRAAATRNAVLTATPPGALSALHQRAARLLHQEGAAALDVARHLLAARKPVDDWAIPVLQDAAEYALVEGDPQLALRCGELAVDSCPEGARRTALKSRLVSIVWRSSPVAAESHLRQLSREFCAGRLSDRDLLHAVSCLAWMGEARQASEEIRRLQNAADQARAAGTPFAYEPGTLAAAQSWLSVISPPVRDAFATAAPPDTTAPGHPRTPTTDRPLVATAAAVAVYDMPDDAHVPAAEAMRTALRGGHGEAAVAEATRVLQRYHLSDRTLTPLVLAVLALVYAGRLDLALTWIDRLLGECSAHNAPTWQALLGVVRAEVALRQGDLPGAAAQARHAMSLISAPCWGVGIALPLGVLIEAETQMGNIDEAMSLLERPVPEAMSETRIGLHYLRARGRCHLATGRYHAALRDFLTCGELMQAWDMEAAEPAPWRLDAAEAWLAIGNVARAREYVEQQRRREAGPAGSRPRGPLLLALARTSGDLAYRLKRLTEAVEILEQGEDRLQLARTLGELGSAYRAAGDFNRARMLVRKAWHVAKSCGAQPLCQEFTPGQGDGEPAAAVGREAEAPKEAEVLSEAEARVALLAARGHTNREIATKLYVTVSTVEQHLTRIYRKLKVKRRRDLPARLWDLSLPGIA; the protein is encoded by the coding sequence GTGGAGGCAAGGCTGGTCGAGCGTGAACACGAGTGGCAGACGCTGAACGACCTGCTCGACAGCGCCCGTCGGGGTCGCGGACGCGTCGCCGTCATCAGCGGCCCCATCGCCGGCGGGAAGACGACCCTGCTGGAACGCTTCACCGAAAAGGCCCTCTCCGAAGGGGCGTTGGTGCTGGAAGCGGCCGGCTCCCGCGCCGAGCGCTACCTCCCCTTCGGGATCCTGCGCCGCATCCTCGACAGCGCCGCACCGCTGGACCCCGCCGTCCACGCCGAGGCCACCGCACTGCTCGACGCGGTGAGCGCCCAGGCCACGGACGGCGACGACGACGCCGAGGGCGCCGTCGAGGCGGGCATGCGGGTCCTGCCCCACGTCTGCGCCTCGCTCCTGCGGATCGCCCGCGACCGGACCGTCGTCATCGCCGTCGACGACGTCCACCACGGCGACGAACTCTCCCGCGCGTTCCTGCTGTGCCTGGCCCGCAGGGTCCGGCAGGCCGGCGTCCTGATCGTGCTCACCGAGGCCGTACGCCTGCTGCCCGCCCAACTCGACTTCCACGCCGAACTCAAGCGCCAGCCCAACTGCACCACCCTGCGGCTCCCCCTGCTCAGCACGGACGGCACCGCACGCCTCCTCGCCGACCACTTCTCCACCGCCGCCGCCGGGCGGCTGTCCACCGACTGCCGGGAGGCCACCGGCGGAAACCCGCTGCTGGTCAAGGCCCTCCTGGAAGACGGCCTGGCCGCCCTGGGCGACAGCGAACCCTTCCAACCGCTGGCCCCCGCCGAGACCTTCGAGCGCGCCGTCCTGGACTGCCTCCACCGGGGCGACCCCGAGATGCCCGCCGTCGCCCGGGGCATCGCCGTCCTCGGCGACGCCTGCCCGCCCGCCCTGCTCAGCCGCATCACCGACGTCCACGTCAAGACCGCCGAACTGGCCGTCCAGGACCTGGGCCGGTGCGGAATCTTGCGCGACGGCGCCTTCCGCGCGGCCGCCACCCGCAACGCCGTACTCACCGCGACCCCGCCCGGCGCACTGTCCGCCCTCCACCAGCGTGCCGCGCGCCTGCTGCACCAGGAAGGCGCGGCCGCCCTCGACGTCGCCCGCCACCTCCTCGCCGCCCGCAAGCCGGTCGACGACTGGGCCATCCCCGTCCTCCAGGACGCCGCCGAATACGCCCTCGTCGAAGGCGACCCCCAACTCGCCCTGCGCTGCGGCGAACTCGCCGTCGACTCCTGCCCCGAGGGCGCGCGCCGCACCGCCCTGAAGTCCCGCCTGGTCAGCATCGTCTGGCGCAGCAGCCCGGTCGCCGCCGAAAGCCACCTGCGCCAGCTCTCCCGCGAGTTCTGCGCCGGCCGGCTCAGCGACCGCGACCTCCTGCACGCCGTGTCCTGCCTGGCCTGGATGGGCGAGGCCCGCCAGGCCTCCGAGGAGATACGCCGCCTGCAGAACGCCGCCGACCAGGCCCGCGCCGCCGGAACGCCCTTCGCCTACGAACCCGGCACGCTCGCCGCCGCCCAGAGCTGGCTCTCCGTGATCAGCCCCCCGGTACGCGACGCGTTCGCCACCGCCGCGCCCCCGGACACCACCGCGCCCGGACACCCGCGTACGCCGACCACCGACCGCCCCCTGGTCGCCACCGCCGCCGCCGTCGCCGTCTACGACATGCCCGACGACGCCCACGTACCGGCCGCCGAGGCCATGCGGACCGCGCTGCGCGGCGGCCACGGCGAGGCGGCCGTCGCCGAGGCCACGCGGGTCCTCCAGCGCTACCACCTCAGCGACCGCACCCTGACCCCCCTCGTCCTCGCCGTCCTGGCCCTCGTCTACGCGGGCCGCCTCGACCTAGCCCTGACCTGGATCGACCGGCTGCTCGGCGAATGCTCCGCGCACAACGCACCGACCTGGCAGGCGCTCCTCGGCGTGGTGCGCGCCGAGGTCGCCCTGCGCCAGGGCGACCTGCCGGGCGCGGCCGCCCAGGCCCGTCACGCCATGTCGCTGATATCCGCCCCGTGTTGGGGCGTGGGCATCGCCCTGCCGCTCGGGGTCCTCATCGAGGCCGAGACCCAGATGGGCAACATCGACGAGGCGATGAGCCTGCTCGAACGGCCCGTCCCCGAGGCGATGTCGGAGACCCGGATCGGACTGCACTACCTGCGGGCCCGGGGCCGCTGCCACCTCGCCACCGGCCGCTACCACGCCGCCCTGCGCGACTTCCTCACCTGCGGGGAACTCATGCAGGCCTGGGACATGGAGGCCGCCGAACCGGCGCCGTGGCGGCTGGACGCCGCCGAGGCGTGGCTGGCCATCGGCAACGTCGCGCGCGCCCGCGAGTACGTCGAGCAGCAGCGCCGGCGCGAGGCGGGCCCGGCCGGAAGCCGGCCGCGCGGACCCCTGCTCCTCGCGCTGGCCCGCACCAGCGGAGACCTCGCCTACCGCCTCAAGCGCCTCACCGAGGCCGTCGAGATCCTGGAACAGGGCGAGGACCGGCTCCAACTCGCCCGCACGCTCGGCGAACTGGGCAGCGCCTACCGCGCCGCCGGGGACTTCAACCGGGCCCGGATGCTCGTCCGCAAGGCCTGGCACGTCGCCAAGTCCTGCGGGGCGCAGCCGCTGTGCCAGGAGTTCACCCCCGGCCAGGGCGACGGCGAACCCGCCGCCGCGGTCGGGCGCGAGGCGGAAGCGCCGAAGGAGGCCGAGGTGTTGTCCGAGGCCGAGGCCCGGGTGGCGCTGCTGGCGGCGCGCGGTCACACCAACCGGGAGATCGCCACGAAGCTCTACGTCACCGTTTCCACGGTCGAGCAACACCTGACCCGCATCTACCGCAAGCTGAAGGTCAAACGGCGCCGCGACCTGCCCGCGCGCCTGTGGGACCTGAGCCTGCCCGGCATCGCCTGA
- a CDS encoding response regulator transcription factor, protein MSEREPIGVLLVDDHPVVREGLSAMLELDAGIRVVGQAGSGEEAVVQAGRLKPDIVLLDLRMGAMDGVAATGHILRESPRTKVVIVTTYEDDADILRAVEAGAAGYLLKGSSREELVQAVKAAARGETVLTPSLAPKLFRARVVEAPALSEREREVLQLVRQGMTNADIGRRLFISEATVKTHLLRSFKKLSVSDRTAAVMAALERGLLS, encoded by the coding sequence ATGAGTGAGCGCGAACCGATCGGGGTGTTGCTCGTCGATGACCATCCGGTGGTCCGGGAGGGTCTGTCGGCGATGCTGGAGCTGGACGCGGGCATCCGGGTCGTGGGCCAGGCCGGCTCGGGCGAGGAGGCGGTCGTACAGGCGGGCCGGCTGAAACCGGACATCGTCCTGCTCGACCTGCGGATGGGGGCGATGGACGGGGTGGCCGCGACCGGGCACATCCTGCGGGAGTCGCCCCGTACCAAGGTGGTCATCGTGACCACCTACGAGGACGACGCCGACATCCTGCGCGCGGTCGAGGCCGGCGCGGCGGGCTACCTGCTCAAGGGCAGCTCCCGCGAGGAGTTGGTGCAGGCCGTGAAGGCGGCGGCGCGCGGTGAGACGGTGCTGACGCCGTCGCTGGCGCCGAAGCTGTTCCGGGCCCGGGTGGTGGAGGCGCCCGCCCTGTCCGAGCGGGAGCGGGAGGTCCTGCAACTGGTCAGGCAGGGCATGACCAACGCGGACATCGGGCGGCGGCTGTTCATCAGCGAGGCGACGGTCAAGACGCATCTGCTGCGGTCGTTCAAGAAGCTGTCGGTGTCGGACCGCACGGCGGCGGTGATGGCGGCCCTGGAGCGGGGCCTGCTGTCCTGA
- a CDS encoding sensor histidine kinase: MHIYTQEEVPRKAPRRGVDSGSRWFGLWDGYFAVSYLVTVILLFTSDEDQVRRALAIGALTLIVPWYAGLGRKPMIERTKGRRNVVFSAGLFLLFAFSSTLDLGGSFALFAVVPMLMMSLSMPPAIVLVVVANLWPVTVVWLRGGAFDPDILSVLPISLLGIALSVLLGLWITRVVQQSSERAELIGELRRSREREAHLSHQAGISAERERLAREIHDTLAQSLTSIISLVQAAESEVVDNPERAGARLGLAGRVARDSLAEARGFVSKLTPPALRESSLVQAVRRQADLLKEETGLTVRCTAEGEEQPLPMAVSVVLLRSAQESFANVRKHARGAHAVEVLVAYAPRALRLVVRDDGAGFAVDAWREAVPEEDRSEAQSGFGLRGMRARVAEIGGTVRVDSSPGAGTSVEVTVPLGPVGEESDDE, encoded by the coding sequence GTGCACATATACACGCAGGAGGAGGTCCCGCGGAAGGCCCCCCGTCGCGGGGTCGACTCGGGGAGCCGCTGGTTCGGCCTGTGGGACGGCTACTTCGCCGTCTCCTACCTCGTCACGGTCATTTTGCTGTTCACCTCCGACGAGGACCAGGTCCGCCGGGCCCTCGCCATCGGCGCGCTGACGCTGATCGTGCCCTGGTACGCCGGTCTCGGCCGCAAACCGATGATCGAGCGGACGAAGGGCCGGCGCAATGTCGTCTTCTCCGCCGGGCTGTTCCTGCTGTTCGCCTTCTCCAGCACGCTCGACCTCGGTGGTTCCTTCGCGCTGTTCGCGGTGGTCCCCATGCTCATGATGAGCCTGTCGATGCCGCCGGCGATCGTGCTGGTCGTCGTGGCCAACCTGTGGCCGGTGACGGTGGTGTGGCTGCGGGGCGGCGCGTTCGACCCGGACATCCTGTCGGTGCTGCCCATCTCGTTGCTGGGCATCGCCCTGTCGGTGCTGCTCGGCCTGTGGATCACCCGCGTGGTGCAGCAGAGCTCCGAGCGGGCCGAGTTGATCGGTGAGCTGCGGCGCAGCCGGGAGCGCGAGGCGCACCTGTCCCACCAGGCCGGTATCTCGGCCGAGCGCGAGCGGCTGGCCCGTGAGATCCACGACACCCTGGCGCAGAGCCTGACCAGCATCATCAGTCTGGTGCAGGCCGCCGAGTCGGAGGTGGTGGACAATCCCGAACGGGCGGGGGCGCGGCTCGGGCTGGCGGGGCGGGTCGCCCGCGACAGCCTGGCCGAGGCCCGCGGGTTCGTCTCGAAGCTGACCCCGCCGGCGCTGCGGGAGAGCTCGCTGGTGCAGGCCGTACGCCGGCAGGCGGACCTGCTGAAGGAGGAGACGGGGCTGACGGTGCGGTGCACGGCCGAGGGCGAGGAGCAGCCGCTGCCGATGGCGGTGAGCGTGGTGCTGCTCCGTTCGGCGCAGGAGTCGTTCGCGAACGTACGCAAGCACGCGCGCGGCGCCCACGCCGTGGAGGTGCTGGTGGCGTACGCGCCGCGGGCGCTGCGGCTGGTGGTCCGCGACGACGGCGCGGGCTTCGCCGTGGACGCCTGGCGCGAGGCCGTGCCGGAAGAGGACCGCAGCGAGGCGCAGAGCGGTTTCGGGTTGCGCGGGATGCGGGCCCGGGTGGCGGAGATCGGCGGAACGGTGCGGGTCGACAGCAGCCCGGGAGCGGGCACGAGTGTCGAGGTGACGGTGCCGCTGGGCCCGGTGGGAGAGGAGTCGGACGATGAGTGA